In Papaver somniferum cultivar HN1 chromosome 1, ASM357369v1, whole genome shotgun sequence, a genomic segment contains:
- the LOC113351950 gene encoding uncharacterized protein LOC113351950 translates to MAGLRSGLITNANDASTSNNDNNEDIPENILASNNDGGDTTPPYTNNENHPLFGRRPEEVRENPPTVADLMRYNVFGFLSRNRSFSASATTLRTLICFSMADKTPTLAEIAAVLTTIQTSVTSLQTSVNSLENKFDINKTDVTNKLETIETRLISHAEFINKLLVHTGLEEKEPVEGFLNTPKKQFNVTINLDEDDIVEHQEFQKWTDEKRLNSTLNSYGNLPEYKLKADIPSFHGGLQIEGLLDWFYEVESFFKFMDVPDSSKVKLVAYKLKGEAAAWWETLCEDRDKYDKPLIRTWIRMRELLRAKFLPKDYKQQLFIKLQYCRQGAKLVEEYVAEFYGLVARNQLKETEEKLVAHFVDGLNNLIQQGMTQSAFTMVESIQQALKVERRVLSTSRQPTPRQARYQDFYKAARPYNSYGYQGEKGSTVVVDPSSQGSTVFVDPHDRSANQQYQQQQTTFVPTEPAPTMHISSAKPPPISPQRNFVRNTRGNQFPQEFTPLSKPSNPYSKFRGDKCNKCNQTGHTSSECRKFHAYINEIQEETQAKEELGDDEFNYLQEHETYDEDFLGVIRPLLITEPCPTQRHSIFKSHCLIERKLCNMIIDSGSTENYVSIQLVEKLGLPVTTHPNPYSVGWINTSSTQQITHQCLVKFSFPGYADYALCDVINMTTAILLLGRPWQYYIRDVHNCYDNTYTFVHEGFTKVLWPLQSSSSIKEPTNKKMTAVVATIVHSLNTHSLRSHEVTKPMVEIPDKVQPLLLSPKEHEILQGQVDDLLQKGLIRLSKSPCASPAFLIDKKDGGHRMCIDCRALNRVTIPYRFSIPRIDDMIDVLAGYKVFTKLDLCSGYHQIRIREGDEWKTTFKTKEGLYEWLVMPFGLSNAPSTFMRLMNQVLQHFLGKFVIFYFDDILIFSTSEEEHLTHLSQVFKALQGNVLYVNLKKCTFFTNKVTFLGYVVSDTGISVDDSKVKAIVDWPTPTSIREVRSFHGLASFYRRFMRNFSTIAAGLTDCFECDTFEWTEEADKSFNLLKEKLFSAPFLAMPNFDKLFEIHCDASVVGIGVVLSQEGHPVAYYSEKNSDTRKKWSTYDLELIALVQALKNWHPYLIHSEFVVNTDNQALKFLKTSAKVNRMHDRWLSTINQYTFSIKHQSGKLNQVADALSRRAHLLVTLKHESLAFDFLKDLYSEEKEFQKLWEKCGSSTGSVDDYLIQDGFLFKGNRLCIPQCSLRLHLIQELHGSGLGGHFGRDKTIALVGERYFWPSIKIDIQKYVQKCMVCQQSKGNVQNTGLYTPLPIPDAPWVDISMDFVLGLPRTARRNDSIMVVVDRYSKMAHFIPCKKTTNALMLLICSSKK, encoded by the exons atggctggtcttaggtctgggttaattACAAATGCAaatgatgctagcactagcaacaacgataACAATGAAGATATTCCGGAAAACATCCTCGCTTCCAACAACGATGGAGGTGATACTACTCCTCCTTACACCAACaacgaaaatcatcctctcttcggccgacgtCCTGAGGAAGTCAGGGAGAATCCTCCTACCGTAGCTGATCTCATGAG ATACAACGTTTTTGGATTTCtatctagaaacagatccttCTCAGCTTCCGCAACAACACTCAGAACCCTAATTTGCTTTTCAATGGCAGACAAAACTCCTACCCTAGCTGAAATCGCAGCAGTTTTAACAACTATTCAAACCTCTGTTACCTCTCTTCAAACATCTGTTAACTCTCTGGAAAACAAGTTTGATATCAATAAAACTGAcgtaacaaacaagcttgaaacTATTGAAACAAGATTAATTTCTCATGCCGAATTTATAAACAAGTTATTGGTACACACCGGATTAGAAGAGAAAG AACCGGTGGAAGGTTTTCTTAATACTCCAAAAAAACAATTTAATGTGACTATCAACCTTGATGAAGATGATATAGTCGAACATCAAGAATTTCAGAAGTGGACGGATGAAAAAAGATTAAACTCTACTTTGAATTCTTATGGAAATCTACCAGAATATAAGTTAAAGGCTGATATACCTAGTTTTCATGGTGGTTTACAAATTGAAGGTTTGctggattggttttatgaagtcgAATCCTTTTTCAAATTCATGGACGTCCCTGACTCTTCTAAAGTAAAACTGGTCGCCTATAAATTGAAAGGTGaagctgcagcttggtgggaaaCCCTATGTGAAGATCGAGATAAATATGACAAACCTCTTATACGTACTTGGATACGAATGAGAGAATTATTACGAGCCAAGTTTTTACCAAAAGATTATAAGCAGCAATTGTTTATTAAGCTTCAATACTGTCGACAAGGAGCAAAATTGGTCGAAGAATATGTAGCAGAGTTCTATGGTTTAGTTGCTCGTAACCAATTAaaggaaactgaagaaaaattagTTGCACACTTTGTAGATGGGTTGAACAATTTAATTCAACAAGGGATGACACAATCAGCTTTTACAATGGTTGAATCAATACAACAAGCTCTTAAGGTTGAGAGACGTGTACTCAGTACTTCTCGCCAACCAACTCCAAGACAGGCTCGTTATCAAGATTTTTACAAAGCTGCCAGACCATATAACTCTTATGGTTACCAGGGTGAAAAAGGTTCAACAGTCGTTGTTGATCCATCTTCACAAGGATCAACTGTCTTTGTTGATCCACACGACAGAAGTGCAAACCAACAATATCAGCAACAACAAACTACTTTTGTTCCTACAGAACCTGCTCCTACAATGCATATATCATCTGCTAAGCCACCTCCGATTTCTCCACAGCGAAATTTTGTTCGAAATACTCGAGGTAATCAATTTCCACAAGAATTTACTCCTTTATCTAAACCCTCTAATCCTTATTCAAAGTTTCGAGGAGATAAGTGTAACAAATGCAACCAGACTGGTCATACTTCTAGTGAATGTCGAAAGTTTCATGCCTACATTAATGAAATTCAAGAAGAAACACAAGCAAAAGAAGAATTGGGAGATGATGAGTTTAATTATTTGCAAGAACATGAGACTTATgatgaagattttcttggtgtaATTCGTCCATTGCTAATCACTGAACCATGTCCTACTCAAAGACATAGTATATTCAAATCTCATTGTCTCATTGAAAGAAAACTTTGCAACATGATCATTGACAGTGGAAGTACGGAAAATTACGTTTCTATTCAATTAGTTGAAAAACTTGGTTTACCTGTTACTACTCATCCAAATCCATACTCAGTTGGTTGGATAAACACTTCTTCAACTCAACAGATCACTCATCAGTGCTTGGTCAAGTTTTCTTTCCCTGGATATGCGGATTATGCCTTATGTGATGTTATTAATATGACTACAGCAATCTTACTATTGGGAAGACCTTGGCAATATTATATTCGTGATGTTCATAATTGTTATGACAACACTTATACTTTTGTTCATGAAGGTTTTACTAAAGTTTTATGGCCtttacaatcttcttcttcaatcaaggAACCAACAAACAAGAAGATGACTGCAGTGGTAGCTACAATTGTTCATTCTTTGAACACTCATTCTTTGAGATCTCATGAAGTTACTAAACCTATGGTGGAGATTCCAGacaaggtacaacctttatt GTTAAGTCCTAAAGAACATGAGATTTTACAAGGTCAGGTTGATGATTTGTTACAAAAGGGTTTGATAAGACTTAGTAAAAGTCCTTGTGCTAGTCCAGCCTTTTTAATAGACAAAAAGGATGGTGGTCATCGTATGTGTATAGACTGTAGAGCATTAAACAGAGTTACTATACCATATAGGTTTTCTATACCAagaattgatgatatgattgatgtGCTTGCTGGTTATAAAGTGTTTACAAAGCTTGATTTGTGTAGTGGGTATCATCAAATACGAATCCGTGAAGGTGATGAGTGGAAGACAACTTTCAAGACAAAAGAAGGCTTATATGAATGGTTGGTAATGCCTTTTGGTTTATCTAATGCTCCTAGCACTTTTATGCGTCTCATGAATCAAGTTTTGCAACATTTTCTTGGAAAATTtgtcattttttattttgatgacaTATTAATCTTTAGCACCAGTGAAGAAGAACATCTTACACATTTATCTCAAGTTTTTAAGGCACTTCAAGGCAATGTTTTGTATGTGAACTTAAAGAAGTGCACATTCTTTACAAACAAAGTCACTTTCTTAGGCTATGTTGTGTCAGATACTGGTAtttctgtggatgattctaaAGTTAAGGCAATTGTGGATTGGCCTACTCCAACATCTATACGTGAAGTAAGAAGTTTTCATGGGTTAGCTTCTTTCTATAGAAGATTTATGAGAAACTTTAGTACTATTGCAGCTGGTTTGACAGATTGTTTTGAGTGTGATACTTTTGAATGGACTGAAGAAGCAGATAAGAGctttaatcttcttaaagaaaaatTATTCAGTGCACCTTTTCTTGCCATGCCAAATTTTGATAAACTTTTTGAGATTCATTGTGATGCTTCTGTTGTTGGCATTGGTGTTGTGTTATCTCAAGAAGGACATCCAGTTGCATATTatagtgaaaagaattcagataCAAGGAAGAAGTGGTCAACTTATGACTTGGAATTAATTGCTCTTGTTCAAGCTCTTAAGAATTGGCATCCTTATCTTATTCACAGTGAGTTTGTTGTTAACACTGATAATCAAGCTCTCAAGTTCTTAAAAACTTCAGCAAAGGTCAATAGGATGCATGATAGGTGGTTATCAACTATCAATCAATATACATTTTCCATTAAACATCAAAGTGGAAAACttaatcaagttgctgatgcatTGAGTAGGAGAGCTCATCTTCTTGTTACTCTCAAACATGAGAGTTTAGCTTTTGACTTCTTAAAAGATCTCTATAGTGAAGAAAAAGAATTTCAGAAACTCTGGGAAAAGTGTGGTTCTTCAACAGGAAGTGTTGATGATTATCTCATTCAagatggttttctttttaaagggaatcgtTTATGTATACCTCAGTGTTCTTTACGTCTTCATTTGATCCAAGAATTACATGGAAGTGGCCTGGGAGGACATTTTGGACGTGACAAAACTATTGCTTTAGTTGGGGAACGTTATTTTTGGccttcaattaaaatagacattcAAAAgtacgtacaaaaatgcatggtctgtcagcAGTCTAAAGGGAATGTTCAAAACACTGGTTTATATACTCCACTTCCtattcctgatgcaccttgggtggACATTAGCATGGACTTTGTGCTTGGTTTACCACGTACTGCAAGGAGGAATGATTCTATTATGGTAGTTGTTGATCGTTACTCCAAAATGGCTCACTTTATACCATGCAAGAAAACTACAAATGCCTTAATGTTGCTTATTTGTTCTTCAAAGAAGTAG